From the Paenibacillus sp. MMS20-IR301 genome, the window CCTCCAGCCGGCCGGCGAACGAATACACGCCGCTGTCTGCCAGATTCAGCACGCCGGAACGGACGAGCAGCGTCTTTCCGCTCTCCGCCTCGGCTTCCTCCCACAGCTGCTGGGCACGGAGCGCCAGGTCAATATAAGCGGGATCACCGCTGTAGGCATGCCGGATCAGCCGGGGCTCCCCGTGATGGCTTCCCTGCGTATGCGGCGGATCAAAGGCATCAATCAGCAGTGTCCGCACGCCGCGCCGGGCCAGATGATAGCCTGCACTCATGCCCATCGAGCCTGCGCCGACAATAATTACATCATATACGGGCTGATCAGCGATGCTCATCACCGCCCTCTGCTGTGTAATGCTCCAGCACCCGTACCGCCAGAGCGCTGTAGAATCCGGCGCCTACCGGCAGCGCCGCTTCATCCAGTTCAAAGGCGGGATGATGCCATTCCCGGCTTCCGGCGGTGCCGGTGAAGACGAACAGGCCGGGAACCGCCTTCTGGTAGAAGGCGAAGTCTTCTCCGGCCGGTGACGGCACCGGCACCACCGGGGTATACCCCAGATGCGCGGCGGTTTCCTCTCCAAGCCGGGCAAGCAGGGCATCATTGATAACCGGCGGCGGTCCGCCGATCCAGCGCACCTTGGCTTCGGCACCAAGCGCGGCCGCTACACCGGTGACCACCTCTTCGAATCGCCGCAGCACTGTGCTGCGCACCGCTTCATCGAAGGAACGGATCGTCCCCTCCAGTACAGCTGTCTCAGGAATGATATTCCACGAATTTCCGCTGTGAATCTGCGTCACACTGATGACCGCACTGCTCAGGCTGCTGACATTGCGGCTGACAACAGACTGCAGCGCCGTTACGATATGCGAGGCGGCCACAATCGGGTCGATTCCGGCCTCAGGCACGGCCGCATGGGAGCCGAAGCCCCGGATGCTAACTGCGAAGCCGTCTGCCGCCGCCATCAGCGGTCCTGCCTTAATGCCGATCGTCCCGACCGGCAGATCGGGCTTGTTATGCATCCCGATTACAGCGCGGACCTGCTCCAGCGCTCCGGCAGCGATGACCTGCTGCGCGCCTTTCGCCTTCTCTTCGGCAGGCTGGAACAACAAGCGTACCGTGCCTTTCAGGCTGCTCTCCCGCTCCTTCAGCTGATAAGCGGCTCCAAGCAGCGCGGCGGTATGGAAATCATGCCCGCAGGCATGCATTTTACCCGGGTGCAGCGAGGCATAGGGCAGGCCGGTCTCTTCCTGGACCGGCAGCGCATCGATGTCCGCCCGCAGCGCGATCACCGGACCGCCGGACAAGCCGCCGATTTCAGCGACCACTCCGGTCTGTAAGCCGTAATCTATAATCTTCACTCCGGCCTGCTTCAGCAGGGAAGTGATATATGCCGTTGTTTCATATTCCTCACCGGACAGCTCCGGATGACGGTGCAGATGACGGCGGATTTCAATCAGCCGGTCAGCGGCCGCTAACTCCTGTACGGCCAGTGCAGCGGATTCTGCAGCTGAGCTTGTCATAGCGATGCCTCGGCCGGAACCTCCGCCAGCGCCTCACTCAGCAGCTCGAAGGAACGTGCCCGCTTGGCAAAGGGCTGAATGTTAGTGGTGACGATAAATTCCTCCACGCCTGAAGCTGCGGCCAGTTCCAGCAGCTGCGCACGCACGCTTTCCTTGGTTCCCTTTGTAATCTCCGGCTCCTGCTCCTCCAGCGTGAAAGGCTCATCGCTCTGCCGGGTGAATTCCTCCGCCTGCTCACGGTTCACCACCGTCAGCTTCTTGCCGCCGGCAAACTGAATACGGATCAGCTTCTGTGTACCGGCCAGCTCCCGGGCTTCCTCTTCCGTATCCGTTACAATTACAGAGAGTGCGATAATGACCTGCGGCTCCTTCCCGCTGCTTGCATCGAAGCTGCGGCGGTAAGCCTGCACCGCTTCCAGTGCCACCGCCTGGTCGCCGCCGATGAATAATGAGAATACATACGGCAGCCCCAGCCCGGCGGCAATCTCGGCACTGGCGACACTGGCCCCCAGCACGTACAGCTGCGGCGGTGTTCCCGGCAGCGGTCCTGCCTTGAGCCCGCTGAGCGGATGCCCGGCCTCCAGCCGGTTATGTACATACTGCTCCAGCTGGATAATCTTATCCGTCAGGGTAGAAGCTTCACCGCCGCCCTGCTGCAGCGCCTGCGTGCTGCGCGGCAGTCCGCCGGGCGCGCGCCCGACCCCCAGGTCGACCCTCCCCGGCGCCAGTGCAGCCAGCACGTTGAAGTTCTCCGCCACTTTATAGGGACTGTAGTGCTGCAGCATCACTCCGCCGGAGCCGATCCGGATCGTCTCCGTCTTCGCCAGCAGATGCGAGATCAGCACCTCAGGGGAAGAACCGGCCACCTGCTCGGAATCATGATGCTCCGAGACCCAGAAGCGGCGGAAGCCGAGGCGTTCTGACAGCTGCGCAAGCTTAACGGTATGCCGGAAAGCCTCTTCCGGCGTCTCCCCGGGATAGATCGGGCTTTGGTCGAGTACACTGATTGTAATTGCCATAGTTATGCCTCCTAGATGGAATAGTTCAGCTCCGGCGTAATCCGCTTCAGGAACTGCTTCGTTCTGTCTTCCTTCGGATGGTTGAATACCTCCACCGGTGTCCCTTCCTCCACAATCACACCGCCGTCCATGAACACCACATGATTGGCCACATCCCGGGCAAAGCCCATTTCATGTGTTACTACAATCATCGTGATGCCTTCTTTGGCAATCTTGCGGATCACCGCAAGCACTTCGCCCACCAGCTCCGGATCAAGCGCCGAGGTCGGCTCATCGAACAGAATCACTTCCGGCTCAAGCGCGAGGGCCCGCGCTATGCCGACCCGCTGCTGCTGGCCCCCGGACAGCTGGCTGGGATAGGCGTCCAGCTTGGCGCCGAGCCCGACCTTTTCCAGCAGCTCAGCGCTCCGCTTGCGGGCTTCCTCCTTAGGCAGCTTCTTAACGATCAGCAGACCCTCCATTACGTTTTCCAGCGCAGTTTTGTGGCGGAACAGATTATACTGCTGGAAGACCATTGCCGTCTTTTGCCGCAGCTCGTGAATCTCTTTTTTGCGGGCATGCCGGCAGTCCAGCTTGAATTCGCCGATGGAGATTTCACCGCTGCTTGGCTTCTCCAGATAATTCACACAGCGCAGCAGAGTCGTTTTCCCGGAGCCGCTGGGACCGAGAATAACGACAACCTCCCCTTTCTCCACCTTCAAATCAATATTATTCAGCACCTGATGGCGCCCGAAAGACTTCGAGATCCGTTCCAGCTTAATCATGCGACCCCACCCCGGTTATACAGATTTATCCGCTTTTCGATCAAGGCGGTTGCCCGCTCAATCAGGAATGTCAGTCCCCAGAAGATCAGTGCCGCCGCCAGATACGCCTCGAAGAACTTCCAGTTCGTTGAAGCTACAATCTGTGCTTTGGCGTTAATATCTACAACCGATACGGTAAAAGCAAGCGTAGACCCGTGCAGCATCCCGATCACCGAATTCGACAGGTTGGGCAGGCTCGCCGCCAGCGCTTGAGGGAACACGATCCGCCGGAGCGCCTGGGGAGTACTCATCCCTATGGAATGGGCAGCCTCGATCTGACCGCGGTCCACCGCCAGCAGACCGGAACGGACCACCTCGGACATATAAGCGCCGGCCGTTATGGAGAAGGAGATATATGCGAAGCCGATCATCGGAATGGAGACTGACCGGAAGCTCCAGCCAAACTGTGCGGCAAGCCCGTCAATAATCACCGGCAGGCCGAAATAGATCAGCAGCAGATGGGTCAGCATCGGAGTCCCGCGGATAAAGGTGACATACCCCGCCGCCAGAGGATGCAGAACAGGAACCTTATAGATCCGGATCAGCGCCACAACGATGCCAATGATGAAGCCGGCCGACACCGAGACGACCGTGATGTACAGTGTTGTAGGAATCGCCCCCAGAATCTGCAGGAACGCTGTCCAGATAAATGACGGGTCAAGCTTCATATCGTGCCGCCTCCTTTACCAGAGTCCAGCTCCGCGATAATCCGCCGGTAGGACGATTTTTTCTGCAGGCTGAATCTCCTCTTCACTGGACTGCCCTGGGCTTCATGCTGCAATAGCCGGCGTTCCGCCACAAGCAGCAGCTTCTCAATGCACAAGCTGATGACCAGATAGATCAGGGCAAGGGCAATATAAGTTTCGATAAAATGCTGAGTCACGCTGCCCAGCGTCTGCGCCTTCCCCGTCATTTCCATCACGCCCAGCGTAAAGGCCAGCGAAGTATCCTTCAGCAGCGCAATGACCAGGTTCGAGAATACGGGAATTGCAATACCCAGCGCCTGTGGCAATACAATCCTTGTAAACGCCTGATAGGACGTCATTCCCGTAGCATACGCCGCCTCCACCTGGCCTTTATCCACTGCGGTAACCGCCGCCCGGATCATTTCTGACATGAACGCCCCGGTATGCAGCCCGTAGGTCAGAATCACGAATACCAGCACCGGTGTCCGCGTCATATCCACATGCACCAGCTTCAGCACCTCGGGCAGCCCGTAATAGAACAGGAACAGCTGGATCAGAATCGGCGTTCCCCGGAAAAACGAGATGTACACCTCGGCAAGGGTCTTCAGAACCGGCACTTTGTACAAGCGGGGAAGCGCGATAATAAATCCTACAAGGATACCAGCCAGCAGCGAACAGGCGACGATCAGCAGTGTAGTGCTCAGCGTGGTCAGCAGCTTAGGCAGAAAAGAAAACACAAAACCAAGATCAAACGGAGCACCCATCCTGCCCCTCCTCTCCGCTATTACAGCAGGCTTACTACTGGACTGTGGTTGATGTTACGTCCGCCCCGAGCCACTCTGTGCTGAGCTTGCCCAGCGTCCCGTCGGCCTTCAGCTCTACAATGACTCCGTCGATGGCATCAGACAGCTTCTGCGAATCAGCATCATCCTTACGCAGCACATACAGAATGTCAGCGGAGGACAGCTCATCTCCAACCGTCTGCAGCTGGCTCTGCGGGTCAATAATCGGTACAACGAAGTCCGCAGCAAGCGTGGCATCCACCCGTCCGGAGACAATCTGGCTTACCGTATCGTTGGCCGCACCGTTCTGGTAGACAATATTGATAGCATCTGTACCGTGCTCCTTGTTATAATTCTCGAGAATTTGCGCCTGGGCACTGGTTGCACCTGCCAGCACCTTTTTGCCTTGCAGATCATCCAGTGTCTTGATGGATTCATTGCCTTTGGCAACCACAATCCGGTTTCTCCAGTGGGCATAAGCTTCCTTGTTAAAAGAGTACTTTAGCTCCCGCTCCGGATTCTTCTCCATAACGTGGGCGACCAGATCAATCTTCTTCGTCTCCAGGCTGAGCAGCAGATTGCCGAAATCCATCGTCTGGAAATCAAATTCATACTGCGGCAGCCGGCTGTCAATCTCCTTCAGCAGCTCTACGTCAAAGCCGGTCAGCTTGCCGTTCTCATCAATGAAGCAGACATTCGGAAATGCCGTCCCTGTGCCGACAATAATCTTGGTCACTTCAGCCGGCTCCGCAGCCGCGCTTGTTGCCTCCGCACCGCTCTGCGGTGCAGCATCAGCCACATTTCCGCTTGTGCCGCTGCCCGCGCTGTTATTATCGCCGCAACCCGCAATGACCAGTGTCAATAATAGTGCAGATGTAACCGGAAGTGTCTTCTTCATTTTTCTATCCCCTTTTAGTTGAAGTATGGTTGAGCGGTAAGTGTCTTTCTCATCAAATACATCAGGCCGTCGCCATTATGCGCATCCAGCTCAAGAATCTTTTCGTAGCCTCTGCGTTCGTACATGGGCACGAGCCAGGGATGCTTCTCAGCCGTCGCCAGGGTTACAGCTGCTGCACCCAGCTTGCCGTGAATGATATGCTCCTCTACCCAGTCCAGCAGCTTGCCGCCATACCCCTGGCCGCTGCGCTGCGGATGAACCGCGAACCACTTCACGAACGGCAGGTCAGTAACCGCCTTGACCTCTCCGCTGTTCGAGAGTGTAATTGTCGCCGCCACCCGGCCGTCAATCTCCAGCACATAACACTCATTCACGGTGATATTTTCCTGAATCAGAGCCAGATCGGCATTAGCCGCCGGCCACTTCAGTCCAAGCTCACGTATCAGCTCATAAGCACCATAGGTCACTTCCAGCAGTTGCTGGGCATCCTTTAGTTCCGCCTGCCGGTATACTTCGCCCATTTTCTGCCCCCGTATCTAAATTTTATAATACCTATGAGTTTAGTATGAATTACATGCAATTAACTTTATCACTGCATGCTGCCATGCGCTAATAGAGTTTTTCAATACATTTATACAAGAAGTCGATCCAGCTTGCTGCCGCCCGTCGCCAGTTCCAGCAGCGTCTCAATGAATTCCGCATTCTCCCCGTTCAGGGAGATCAGGCTGGTCCGCAAGGAGATTCCTTCCGTCTCGGCAATATCGACCCTTATCAGTGCTCCTGCCTCCACTTCCTCCTGCACGCTGAGGGCCGGAAGGAAGCAGATTCCCGCCTGCTTCAGCACCAGCTTCTTGGCGGTCTCCAGGTTATCCACCTGATACACGATGCCCGGCGGCTGCTCCATGCTCTCGAACACGCGGTGCAGCCGCATCCAGTCGAGTGAGCCGCACTCGAAGAACACCAGCGTCTCCTCACGGATCTCCTGAATCGAAGCCCTGCCCTTGCCGGCCAGCGGATGGCTCTTATATACATATAACGAGATGGGGTCCTCACAGAAGGGGAAGGCCTGGATCGCCGGATTGACAACCTTGCGGATAAAAGCAAGATCGATCTCCTTCGCCTTCAGCTTCTCAATCAGCGCATCCGTGGAGGAGGTCGTCAGCTTAATCAGAATATGCGGAAACCTCCGCTTCAGATGCAGCAGGAGATGCGGCATCAGATAGTTGGAGACGGAGACGGTGCTGCCGATTCTCAGTTCACCCGGAATCTGGCCCTTCGACTGGATCTGATGCCTGCCGCTCTGATACACCTGCAGAATCTGCTGCGCATAGGGGAGAAACTGCCGGCCTTTGTCGGTCAGATGAATCTGCTTGCCCAGCCGGTCAAACACCTTGCAGTCCAGCTCCCGCTCAAGGGACTGAATGCGGGCAGTTACCGTCGGCTGGGAAATATACAGCACCTCAGCCGCTTTATTGAAGCTCCCGTAGTGGTTGATGTAGACAAAGGCTTCAATATTCTCAATGTTCAAGGTATACTCCTCCTCTGCAGATTCCATATATTTAACTATTCCAATCGATTAACCATGAATTAGAACCGTACGGGTCTATAGATTTTGTTTATATCTTAGTCACCGGACCTTTTTTTGTCAACAGAATTGCCGCAGACCATCCAATAAAAACTATTACATAGATCACACAAACGGATAGAATTTTTCTATTCATTTATCGGAATTATTAAATTCCTCTTATGTTCATCGGATTTATCGATTATAATAATCGGCAAACCCTTATCCCGGACAGGAGGCACCCTATGTACACTGCAGCAGAACTTATAATCCGTGACGCTACGGATGCTGACCGCGAAGCGATAGCCAGCGTATTGCTTGAAGCTTACAGTGAATATTCCGCAGTATTACCCGAAGCTTATTGGACGGAATACCGCGATTCCATCCTTGATTCTGTACACGGAGACACCCCTGCTGCCCGCATTGTAGCTGAGCTGGACGAGGTGATTGTGGGAAGCGTGCTCTTGTTCACCTCATCCGCAGCTGCTTACGGGCGGCCGGAAATGGGCATCGTGACGCCGATCATCCGCCTGCTGGCTGTTTCGCCGGGCGCCAGGGGCCGTGGAGCCGCACTGCTGCTGATCCGCGAAGCTGCCGCAAGATCCCTTGCCCTCGGAGCATCCAGCCTGAATCTGCACACCTCGGATATGATGGCTTCCGCCATCCGGCTCTACGAACGGCTCGGCTTCCAGCGGGCCTACGAGACAGATATCCATAACGGCAGCACACTGGTCAAGGGCTACCGGCTGGAGCTGTCCGTTACTGGCGGCCCGCTGATTGTGGCGGAGACCGGAGATCCGGCCAATTAATGCGCTATATTGCTACAGGATCCGCTTGGCCTTCGCCGCCTTCAGCCATTGCGGGAATTCATTTAACAGCTGATCGTAGAGCTGCTCGTCGGATACCGCCTCAATGCGGTCCAGATGGATGAAATTCGCGTTATCTACCAGTCTTCCGGTCATTGTATCCAGTTGCTTCAGCACCTCGAAATCCGAATTGCCGATCCCTACAAACTGCCAGAAGATCGGCAGCGCGGAGGATTTCATAATCACCTTCCTGGTAAGCTTAACTACGCCGCCGTCATTAATAAAGATAATGAACACCGGAGTCGTATCCTGCTCCTCCTGCGTGTACTTTCTGATTACATCCTCCATCACCGGCGGCTCATTGTTGCGCCCGAACTTGTGGATGTTATCGTTGTTCATAATGTGTGTGAAGACATAGCTTCCGTGATCCCGTTCTGTTACCGGAGGCAGCCGGCTGAACTCCGTATCATACACCCACACATCGAGCGAGCCGTTATCATCGAACTTGCTGGCGACAGCCAGGATACGCTCTACCACCTCCTGGACTACACCTTTGGCATAAAGATTCCGCATCGAGCCGGTAATATCCAGCACAATCCCCACTCTGGCAGTTACACCCGTCAGCTGCTTCTTGACCAGTGTGAGCTCTACGAGCTTTTTGCGTAAATCGATTGTAGAGAGTACATTGACCGGCTCAGCCTCCCCCACCAGCTCTGCCGCAGCTGCCGCTTCGCTCTCTGCCTCTTGCTCTACCTCAAGCCCGTAGTTTGTGCAAAGTGCCGCCAGACCTCCGTCAAACCCGCTGCCGATCGCGCTGAATTTCCACTCTCCCTGATGGCGGTACAGCTCTCCGACGACTACAGCCGTCTCTTCCGAGAGACCGGCTCCATATTCGAAACGGTGGATTTCCCCGCCGCTCTTGCGGTCCAGCAGCCGCAGCACCAGTCCGGACAGATGCTTCATCCGCTGATTGCGCTGTTCGCCCTCATAGATAGTCAGCGTGATTGCGATCCGGGCCACTTGCTCCGGAACTCTGGCTAATGAGACTGTAAGCTTCTCCTTGCCGCTTCCCTCACCTGAATGTGCTACCGCCCCGTCCACGGATACCGGATTGCCATAGAAGATGAAATCCTCATCCCGCTCACACCGGCTGCGTTCTGACAGCAGAAAAGCTGCCGCATCCACACCGGCATCCTGAAGCCCCGTGCTCCATTCCAGAACCAGCGCTAATTCTTGAATCCCTGTTCCTTTGGTGATGTCCGCCTTTTGCCCTTTCAACAGCTGCAAGTCTATCATCTCCTTGTGTATAGCAGCATATTCCAGTAGTACATAGATTAGGAATACCATATTTGCACTGGTTTTTACAGATAAAAGTTTTTATACGCTGCGCACGGTATCACTTCCCTCTATTTCCCGCTTAATTCACCAGATTGTAATTCCCTCTGTGCTCCTATAATATGAAGTTTATAGATGATAGATAAGGGGCTTTATCTGATGGATTTTACAGCAATTGACTTTGAAACGGCCAACTCCAGCCGCTCCAGTGCATGCGCACTCGGGCTTGTTCAGGTTCGCGCAG encodes:
- a CDS encoding amidohydrolase — translated: MTSSAAESAALAVQELAAADRLIEIRRHLHRHPELSGEEYETTAYITSLLKQAGVKIIDYGLQTGVVAEIGGLSGGPVIALRADIDALPVQEETGLPYASLHPGKMHACGHDFHTAALLGAAYQLKERESSLKGTVRLLFQPAEEKAKGAQQVIAAGALEQVRAVIGMHNKPDLPVGTIGIKAGPLMAAADGFAVSIRGFGSHAAVPEAGIDPIVAASHIVTALQSVVSRNVSSLSSAVISVTQIHSGNSWNIIPETAVLEGTIRSFDEAVRSTVLRRFEEVVTGVAAALGAEAKVRWIGGPPPVINDALLARLGEETAAHLGYTPVVPVPSPAGEDFAFYQKAVPGLFVFTGTAGSREWHHPAFELDEAALPVGAGFYSALAVRVLEHYTAEGGDEHR
- a CDS encoding LLM class flavin-dependent oxidoreductase, with the protein product MAITISVLDQSPIYPGETPEEAFRHTVKLAQLSERLGFRRFWVSEHHDSEQVAGSSPEVLISHLLAKTETIRIGSGGVMLQHYSPYKVAENFNVLAALAPGRVDLGVGRAPGGLPRSTQALQQGGGEASTLTDKIIQLEQYVHNRLEAGHPLSGLKAGPLPGTPPQLYVLGASVASAEIAAGLGLPYVFSLFIGGDQAVALEAVQAYRRSFDASSGKEPQVIIALSVIVTDTEEEARELAGTQKLIRIQFAGGKKLTVVNREQAEEFTRQSDEPFTLEEQEPEITKGTKESVRAQLLELAAASGVEEFIVTTNIQPFAKRARSFELLSEALAEVPAEASL
- a CDS encoding amino acid ABC transporter ATP-binding protein, whose translation is MIKLERISKSFGRHQVLNNIDLKVEKGEVVVILGPSGSGKTTLLRCVNYLEKPSSGEISIGEFKLDCRHARKKEIHELRQKTAMVFQQYNLFRHKTALENVMEGLLIVKKLPKEEARKRSAELLEKVGLGAKLDAYPSQLSGGQQQRVGIARALALEPEVILFDEPTSALDPELVGEVLAVIRKIAKEGITMIVVTHEMGFARDVANHVVFMDGGVIVEEGTPVEVFNHPKEDRTKQFLKRITPELNYSI
- a CDS encoding amino acid ABC transporter permease codes for the protein MKLDPSFIWTAFLQILGAIPTTLYITVVSVSAGFIIGIVVALIRIYKVPVLHPLAAGYVTFIRGTPMLTHLLLIYFGLPVIIDGLAAQFGWSFRSVSIPMIGFAYISFSITAGAYMSEVVRSGLLAVDRGQIEAAHSIGMSTPQALRRIVFPQALAASLPNLSNSVIGMLHGSTLAFTVSVVDINAKAQIVASTNWKFFEAYLAAALIFWGLTFLIERATALIEKRINLYNRGGVA
- a CDS encoding amino acid ABC transporter permease → MGAPFDLGFVFSFLPKLLTTLSTTLLIVACSLLAGILVGFIIALPRLYKVPVLKTLAEVYISFFRGTPILIQLFLFYYGLPEVLKLVHVDMTRTPVLVFVILTYGLHTGAFMSEMIRAAVTAVDKGQVEAAYATGMTSYQAFTRIVLPQALGIAIPVFSNLVIALLKDTSLAFTLGVMEMTGKAQTLGSVTQHFIETYIALALIYLVISLCIEKLLLVAERRLLQHEAQGSPVKRRFSLQKKSSYRRIIAELDSGKGGGTI
- a CDS encoding transporter substrate-binding domain-containing protein — translated: MKKTLPVTSALLLTLVIAGCGDNNSAGSGTSGNVADAAPQSGAEATSAAAEPAEVTKIIVGTGTAFPNVCFIDENGKLTGFDVELLKEIDSRLPQYEFDFQTMDFGNLLLSLETKKIDLVAHVMEKNPERELKYSFNKEAYAHWRNRIVVAKGNESIKTLDDLQGKKVLAGATSAQAQILENYNKEHGTDAINIVYQNGAANDTVSQIVSGRVDATLAADFVVPIIDPQSQLQTVGDELSSADILYVLRKDDADSQKLSDAIDGVIVELKADGTLGKLSTEWLGADVTSTTVQ
- a CDS encoding GNAT family N-acetyltransferase is translated as MGEVYRQAELKDAQQLLEVTYGAYELIRELGLKWPAANADLALIQENITVNECYVLEIDGRVAATITLSNSGEVKAVTDLPFVKWFAVHPQRSGQGYGGKLLDWVEEHIIHGKLGAAAVTLATAEKHPWLVPMYERRGYEKILELDAHNGDGLMYLMRKTLTAQPYFN
- a CDS encoding LysR family transcriptional regulator, encoding MNIENIEAFVYINHYGSFNKAAEVLYISQPTVTARIQSLERELDCKVFDRLGKQIHLTDKGRQFLPYAQQILQVYQSGRHQIQSKGQIPGELRIGSTVSVSNYLMPHLLLHLKRRFPHILIKLTTSSTDALIEKLKAKEIDLAFIRKVVNPAIQAFPFCEDPISLYVYKSHPLAGKGRASIQEIREETLVFFECGSLDWMRLHRVFESMEQPPGIVYQVDNLETAKKLVLKQAGICFLPALSVQEEVEAGALIRVDIAETEGISLRTSLISLNGENAEFIETLLELATGGSKLDRLLV
- a CDS encoding GNAT family N-acetyltransferase gives rise to the protein MYTAAELIIRDATDADREAIASVLLEAYSEYSAVLPEAYWTEYRDSILDSVHGDTPAARIVAELDEVIVGSVLLFTSSAAAYGRPEMGIVTPIIRLLAVSPGARGRGAALLLIREAAARSLALGASSLNLHTSDMMASAIRLYERLGFQRAYETDIHNGSTLVKGYRLELSVTGGPLIVAETGDPAN
- a CDS encoding VWA domain-containing protein codes for the protein MVGEAEPVNVLSTIDLRKKLVELTLVKKQLTGVTARVGIVLDITGSMRNLYAKGVVQEVVERILAVASKFDDNGSLDVWVYDTEFSRLPPVTERDHGSYVFTHIMNNDNIHKFGRNNEPPVMEDVIRKYTQEEQDTTPVFIIFINDGGVVKLTRKVIMKSSALPIFWQFVGIGNSDFEVLKQLDTMTGRLVDNANFIHLDRIEAVSDEQLYDQLLNEFPQWLKAAKAKRIL